In Caballeronia insecticola, one DNA window encodes the following:
- a CDS encoding 4Fe-4S dicluster domain-containing protein produces MALVPREARQRSSLPVMIDEDKCIADKGCTVCIDVCPMDLLAIDPDTGKAFMKFDECWYCMPCERDCPTNAVHVDIPYLLR; encoded by the coding sequence ATGGCCCTCGTGCCCCGCGAAGCGCGTCAGCGCTCGAGCCTTCCCGTCATGATCGACGAAGACAAGTGCATCGCCGACAAGGGCTGCACCGTATGCATCGACGTATGTCCGATGGACCTGCTCGCCATCGATCCCGACACCGGCAAGGCCTTCATGAAGTTCGACGAATGCTGGTACTGCATGCCCTGCGAGCGCGACTGTCCGACCAATGCCGTGCACGTCGATATTCCTTATCTTCTTCGCTGA
- a CDS encoding ABC transporter substrate-binding protein, producing the protein MKRTLLLAQSLALTAALFASAAHAETIRVAIGTQDTTINTAAGGALIRELHLLDKYLPHDGKYKDAQYDIEWKNFTSGAPITNEMVAGKLDFGSMADFPGVLNGVANQKAGKGSIFISVLSGSVRGSGNGIVVPTDSPAQSIADLKGKTISVPFASTAHGMLLRAVAAQGWDPERDVNIVTQAPEVAGPALQTHKIDAHADFVPFAELFPYRGFARKIYDGSQAGAATLHGTLVEKEYAQKYPEVVVAYLRAVIEANRLLAAEPEKYSELIAKVTGIEPEVDYLFHGPLGLQTRDLTWKPEYRQAVQTSFDTLKLLKRADGDLNANAFIDDSYLRAAFKAEHLDYEAALRNYAQTPLVANDALTGKPIAKTDRVAQIWVRGEAKVRSYASPDEAVRELGTLERDGKQVRAFYAQDRESGIKLLASQAWFAKSADGQLNAFLLKDRAQAWASAHGGQVIDFAAARQPTALATR; encoded by the coding sequence ATGAAACGGACGCTATTGTTGGCCCAATCGCTGGCCTTGACGGCCGCGCTCTTCGCAAGCGCCGCGCATGCAGAAACAATCCGCGTGGCCATCGGCACGCAGGATACAACCATCAACACCGCTGCGGGCGGCGCGTTGATCCGCGAACTGCATCTGCTCGACAAGTATCTTCCGCACGACGGCAAGTACAAGGACGCGCAATACGATATCGAATGGAAGAACTTCACGAGCGGCGCGCCGATCACGAACGAGATGGTCGCGGGCAAGCTCGACTTCGGCTCGATGGCGGATTTTCCCGGCGTGCTCAACGGCGTCGCGAATCAGAAGGCGGGCAAGGGCAGCATCTTTATCAGCGTGCTCTCGGGCAGCGTGCGGGGCAGCGGCAACGGCATCGTCGTGCCGACGGATTCGCCCGCGCAATCCATCGCCGATCTCAAGGGCAAGACGATCTCGGTGCCGTTTGCTTCGACCGCGCACGGTATGCTGTTGCGCGCCGTCGCCGCACAGGGATGGGACCCGGAGCGCGACGTGAACATCGTCACGCAAGCGCCCGAAGTGGCCGGCCCCGCATTGCAGACGCACAAGATCGACGCACACGCCGATTTCGTGCCCTTTGCCGAGCTGTTTCCGTATCGCGGCTTCGCGCGCAAGATTTACGATGGCTCGCAGGCCGGTGCCGCGACGCTGCACGGCACGCTCGTCGAGAAAGAGTATGCGCAGAAGTATCCGGAGGTCGTCGTTGCGTATCTGCGTGCGGTGATCGAAGCGAATCGGCTGCTCGCGGCCGAGCCGGAAAAATACAGCGAGCTGATCGCGAAGGTCACGGGCATCGAACCGGAAGTGGACTATCTGTTTCATGGCCCGCTCGGCTTGCAGACGCGCGATCTCACGTGGAAGCCCGAGTATCGCCAAGCCGTGCAGACCTCGTTCGATACGCTCAAGCTGCTCAAGCGCGCGGACGGCGATCTGAACGCGAACGCATTCATCGACGATAGTTATCTGCGCGCCGCCTTCAAGGCCGAGCATCTCGACTACGAGGCCGCGCTCAGGAACTATGCGCAGACGCCGCTCGTCGCGAACGATGCGCTGACCGGCAAGCCCATCGCGAAGACGGATCGCGTCGCGCAAATCTGGGTGCGCGGCGAGGCGAAGGTGCGCAGCTATGCATCGCCGGACGAAGCGGTGCGGGAACTCGGCACGCTCGAACGCGATGGCAAGCAAGTGCGCGCGTTCTATGCGCAGGATCGCGAGAGCGGCATCAAACTGCTTGCCAGTCAGGCCTGGTTCGCGAAAAGCGCCGACGGCCAGTTGAACGCCTTCCTGCTGAAGGACCGCGCGCAAGCCTGGGCGAGCGCACATGGCGGACAGGTAATCGATTTCGCCGCCGCGCGCCAGCCGACCGCGCTTGCCACTCGCTGA
- a CDS encoding ABC transporter permease codes for MSTLALTAPSLLRSRGARAIVQWASLAFCLLLWHFATTRHWNLGIVTFENVPTPADTLAAIVDLAHSPKLFSDLASSLRRIAAGYVAAASSGIALGLAIGRSQWTRLALLTPLEVLRPIPAVAWIPLAILMFPSSEMSMIFITFTGAFFPILLGTIHGVEGVEPRLVSSARSLGANDRVILREVILPGAAPAIVTGLAIGMGTSWFCLVTAEMISGQFGIGYYTWQSYTVQRYPEVVVGMLLIGLLGMGSSALVRIAGRRLTPWLAAGRRR; via the coding sequence ATGTCGACGCTCGCACTCACGGCTCCATCGCTGCTGCGTTCACGCGGCGCGCGCGCAATCGTGCAGTGGGCGTCGCTCGCGTTCTGCCTGCTGCTCTGGCACTTCGCGACGACGCGTCACTGGAACCTCGGCATCGTGACCTTCGAGAACGTGCCTACGCCCGCCGATACGCTCGCGGCTATCGTCGATCTCGCGCATTCGCCGAAGCTCTTCTCGGACCTGGCGAGCAGCCTGCGACGCATCGCGGCGGGTTATGTCGCCGCGGCTTCGAGCGGCATTGCGTTGGGGCTCGCCATCGGACGTTCGCAGTGGACGCGTCTCGCGCTGCTCACGCCGCTCGAAGTATTGCGGCCGATTCCCGCAGTCGCGTGGATTCCGCTCGCGATCCTGATGTTCCCTTCGTCGGAGATGTCGATGATCTTCATCACCTTTACCGGCGCGTTCTTTCCGATCCTGCTCGGCACGATACACGGCGTCGAAGGTGTCGAGCCGCGGCTCGTGTCGTCGGCGCGCAGCCTCGGTGCGAACGATCGCGTGATCCTTCGCGAAGTGATCCTGCCCGGCGCGGCGCCCGCCATCGTCACCGGTCTCGCCATCGGCATGGGCACATCGTGGTTCTGTCTCGTCACCGCCGAGATGATCTCGGGTCAGTTCGGCATCGGCTATTACACGTGGCAGTCGTACACGGTGCAGCGTTATCCCGAAGTTGTCGTCGGCATGTTGCTGATCGGCTTGCTCGGCATGGGCAGCAGCGCGCTCGTGCGTATTGCAGGACGGCGTCTCACGCCGTGGCTCGCCGCAGGGAGACGCCGATGA
- a CDS encoding DUF3597 domain-containing protein — MSIFSSIVSKIFGHHDSAAAADAGASQPAAAPAAPAPASTPTSTPAGSAAPKEPVDVEAVLTQMQASHGEQLNWRTSIVDLMKLLGLDSSLAARKELASELHYSGNTEDSAAMNIWLHKQVMQKLAENGGKVPDELK; from the coding sequence ATGAGCATCTTTTCATCGATAGTGAGCAAGATTTTCGGGCACCACGACAGTGCGGCAGCGGCCGACGCAGGCGCAAGTCAGCCGGCGGCGGCACCGGCGGCACCGGCGCCCGCATCGACGCCAACATCGACGCCCGCGGGGTCCGCCGCGCCGAAAGAGCCGGTGGATGTCGAAGCCGTGCTGACGCAAATGCAGGCGAGTCACGGCGAGCAGCTTAACTGGCGCACGTCTATCGTCGATTTGATGAAACTGCTGGGCCTCGATAGCAGCTTGGCTGCGCGCAAGGAGCTCGCGTCGGAACTGCACTACAGCGGCAACACGGAAGACTCGGCCGCGATGAACATCTGGCTGCACAAGCAGGTGATGCAAAAGCTCGCGGAGAATGGCGGGAAGGTGCCGGATGAGTTGAAGTAG
- a CDS encoding DedA family protein yields MIHIPPSAIVQWGGAAVFANVLLTRLGVPLPSAPLLVFAGTAVASGHLSFAHVLFAAVCGALLGDSVWFSAGRVYGRRLVAALSRRSYAVDTGMRTTGELFERHGAPIVALSKFVPGLGLVTPPLMGTTQIAVLAFFFWDTAGIVAWATFWLLGGALFERQLHFVLLELQAHGATVVDLLVVVALLYCAYRLMRRRQPRGRVRDEGR; encoded by the coding sequence TTGATTCATATACCGCCGTCGGCGATCGTGCAGTGGGGCGGCGCGGCCGTGTTCGCGAACGTGCTGCTCACGCGGCTGGGCGTGCCGCTGCCTTCTGCGCCGCTGCTGGTGTTTGCGGGCACGGCGGTGGCGAGCGGGCATCTATCGTTTGCGCATGTGCTGTTTGCGGCGGTGTGCGGCGCGCTGCTCGGCGACAGCGTCTGGTTCTCGGCCGGGCGCGTGTACGGACGCAGGCTCGTGGCGGCGCTTTCGCGCAGATCGTATGCCGTCGATACGGGCATGCGCACGACCGGCGAATTGTTCGAGCGGCATGGCGCGCCGATCGTGGCGTTGTCGAAGTTCGTGCCGGGGCTCGGGCTCGTCACACCGCCGCTGATGGGCACGACGCAGATCGCGGTGCTTGCGTTTTTCTTTTGGGACACGGCGGGAATCGTCGCGTGGGCGACGTTCTGGCTGCTGGGCGGCGCGTTGTTCGAGCGGCAATTGCATTTCGTGCTGCTCGAATTGCAGGCGCACGGGGCGACGGTGGTCGATTTGCTGGTGGTGGTGGCGTTGCTGTACTGCGCGTATCGGCTGATGCGGAGACGGCAGCCGCGCGGGCGAGTGCGGGATGAAGGGCGGTGA
- a CDS encoding surface-adhesin E family protein, protein MYRAGDISRDWIKMAVKRKDLKMVGKQVAYTPTHYVYNCCSRRFTKGTMVVYDKSGSSLGSDPASGPTEDVVRGSMSDTQMKIACGMSASASN, encoded by the coding sequence ATTTATCGCGCCGGAGATATTTCTCGCGACTGGATCAAGATGGCCGTGAAGAGGAAGGACCTGAAGATGGTCGGCAAGCAAGTCGCCTACACACCCACGCACTACGTTTACAACTGCTGCTCGCGTCGATTCACCAAGGGCACGATGGTCGTGTACGACAAGTCAGGAAGCTCGCTTGGATCAGATCCCGCATCGGGCCCGACTGAAGACGTGGTGCGGGGCTCGATGTCGGACACCCAGATGAAGATTGCATGCGGCATGTCAGCTTCCGCGTCAAACTGA
- the ilvD gene encoding dihydroxy-acid dehydratase encodes MPTYRSKTSTAGRNMAGARSLWRATGMKDEDFSKPIIAVVNSFTQFVPGHVHLKDLGQLVAREIEAAGGVAKEFNTIAVDDGIAMGHDGMLYSLPSRDIIADSVEYMVNAHCADAMVCISNCDKITPGMLMAAMRLDIPVIFVSGGPMEAGKTRLANPVTKAMEFKKLDLVDAMVIAADDKYTDAEVAEVERSACPTCGSCSGMFTANSMNCLTEALGLSLPGNGTVVATHADREQLFKRAGRGIVELARRYYEQEDASVLPRSVGFKAFENAMTLDIAMGGSTNTILHLLAIAREAGIDFTMDDIDRLSRTVPQLCKVAPNTNKYHIEDVHRAGGIMAILGELDRAGKLHTDVPTVHAPTLKDALDQWDVGRTDDPAVRTFYMAGPAGIPTQTAFSQNTRWPSLDTDRAEGCIRSYEHAFSKEGGLAVLTGNIARDGCVVKTAGVDESILVFEGSAHVTESQDEAVENILAGKVKAGDVVIVRYEGPKGGPGMQEMLYPTSYIKSKGLGKACALLTDGRFSGGTSGLSIGHCSPEAAAGGAIGLVRDGDRIRIDIPNRTIDVLLSDEELARRREEQNAKGWKPAKPRPRKVSAALKAYAKLVMSADKGAVRDLSLLDD; translated from the coding sequence ATGCCCACATACCGTTCCAAAACCTCCACCGCCGGCCGCAACATGGCGGGGGCGCGCTCCCTCTGGCGCGCCACCGGCATGAAAGACGAAGATTTCTCGAAGCCGATCATCGCGGTGGTCAATTCGTTCACCCAGTTCGTGCCGGGTCACGTGCACCTGAAGGATCTCGGCCAGCTCGTCGCGCGCGAGATCGAAGCCGCGGGCGGCGTGGCCAAGGAATTCAACACGATCGCCGTCGATGACGGCATCGCCATGGGGCATGACGGCATGCTGTATTCGCTGCCGAGCCGCGACATCATCGCGGATTCGGTCGAGTACATGGTGAACGCGCATTGCGCCGACGCCATGGTCTGCATCTCCAACTGCGACAAGATCACGCCCGGCATGCTGATGGCCGCGATGCGCCTCGACATTCCGGTGATCTTCGTCTCCGGCGGCCCGATGGAAGCGGGCAAGACGCGCCTCGCGAATCCCGTCACGAAGGCGATGGAGTTCAAGAAGCTCGATCTCGTGGACGCCATGGTGATCGCCGCCGACGACAAATACACCGACGCCGAAGTGGCCGAAGTCGAGCGTTCCGCGTGCCCGACGTGCGGCTCGTGCTCGGGCATGTTCACGGCCAACTCGATGAACTGCCTCACCGAAGCGCTCGGCCTCTCGCTGCCCGGCAACGGTACGGTCGTCGCGACGCACGCGGATCGCGAGCAGCTTTTCAAGCGCGCGGGGCGCGGCATCGTCGAATTGGCGCGACGCTATTACGAGCAGGAAGACGCGAGCGTGCTGCCGCGTTCGGTGGGCTTCAAGGCCTTCGAGAACGCGATGACGCTGGATATCGCGATGGGCGGCTCGACCAACACCATTCTGCATTTGCTGGCGATCGCACGGGAAGCGGGCATCGACTTCACGATGGACGACATCGACCGCCTGTCGCGCACCGTGCCGCAATTGTGCAAGGTCGCACCGAACACGAACAAGTACCACATCGAAGACGTGCATCGCGCGGGCGGCATCATGGCGATCCTCGGCGAACTGGATCGCGCGGGCAAGCTGCACACGGACGTGCCGACGGTGCACGCGCCCACGCTGAAAGACGCGCTCGATCAGTGGGACGTCGGGCGCACCGACGACCCGGCCGTGCGGACCTTCTACATGGCCGGTCCCGCCGGTATCCCGACGCAGACGGCGTTCAGCCAGAACACGCGCTGGCCGAGCCTCGACACCGATCGCGCCGAGGGCTGCATCCGCTCGTACGAGCACGCGTTCTCGAAGGAAGGCGGCCTCGCCGTGCTGACGGGCAACATCGCGCGCGATGGCTGTGTCGTGAAGACGGCGGGCGTCGACGAGAGCATTCTCGTGTTCGAAGGCTCGGCGCATGTCACCGAGTCGCAGGATGAAGCCGTCGAAAACATTCTGGCGGGCAAGGTGAAGGCGGGCGACGTCGTGATCGTGCGCTACGAAGGTCCGAAGGGCGGCCCCGGCATGCAGGAAATGCTCTATCCGACGAGTTACATCAAGTCGAAGGGACTGGGCAAGGCTTGCGCGCTGCTGACGGACGGCCGCTTCTCGGGCGGCACGTCGGGTCTTTCGATCGGGCACTGCTCGCCGGAAGCGGCAGCGGGCGGCGCGATCGGCCTCGTGCGCGATGGCGACAGGATTCGCATCGATATTCCGAATCGCACCATCGACGTGTTGCTGAGCGACGAAGAGCTGGCGCGGCGTCGCGAAGAACAGAACGCCAAGGGTTGGAAGCCGGCGAAGCCGCGTCCGCGCAAGGTGTCGGCGGCGCTGAAGGCTTATGCGAAGCTCGTCATGTCGGCGGACAAGGGCGCGGTGCGTGATTTGTCGTTGCTGGATGATTGA
- a CDS encoding HEAT repeat domain-containing protein codes for MTHTNPLFDDIADDALAARFADTDAAVRRLAVIEAADLEDETWLPALAAALLNDADADVRRTAAQRLGAWDTHEVVDALCTALADSDEGTRDAAAESLTALKDPSSGERLLPRLADAHTDAFTRAALLRALRELRLPNAAEPALDALSDASPVVRREAVGVLGWLRYANALPQLTRLARADESIDVRHAAVGALGFATDDSVLATLQHALADNEWRVREEAAATLGKLRLTAARSALEDALADDYWQVTLQAARALGRLRDAASTHAVAELLTYPISNVRKEAALALGELGDTQALAVLDAALTDGDPEVRKAARIAIAQIGARHGS; via the coding sequence ATGACGCATACCAATCCACTATTCGATGACATCGCCGACGACGCCCTCGCCGCCCGCTTCGCCGATACGGACGCCGCCGTGCGTCGCCTCGCGGTGATCGAAGCCGCCGATCTCGAAGACGAAACGTGGCTGCCCGCGCTCGCGGCCGCGCTGCTCAACGACGCCGACGCCGATGTGCGCCGCACCGCCGCGCAACGGCTGGGCGCATGGGACACGCACGAAGTCGTCGATGCACTGTGCACGGCACTCGCCGATAGCGACGAAGGCACACGCGATGCCGCGGCCGAGAGTCTCACGGCATTGAAGGATCCTTCGTCGGGCGAGCGCCTGCTGCCTCGCCTCGCCGACGCGCACACCGACGCGTTCACGCGCGCGGCACTGCTGCGTGCGCTGCGCGAATTGCGCTTGCCGAATGCGGCGGAACCTGCGCTCGATGCGCTATCGGATGCATCGCCTGTCGTGCGACGCGAAGCGGTCGGCGTGCTCGGCTGGCTGCGCTATGCGAATGCATTGCCGCAATTGACGCGGCTCGCCCGTGCCGATGAATCGATCGATGTGCGGCATGCAGCCGTTGGCGCACTCGGCTTCGCCACCGACGACAGCGTGCTCGCCACCTTGCAACACGCCCTCGCCGATAACGAATGGCGCGTGCGCGAAGAGGCGGCGGCAACGCTCGGCAAGCTGCGTCTTACGGCGGCGCGCAGCGCACTCGAAGACGCGCTCGCCGACGACTACTGGCAGGTCACGCTGCAAGCGGCGCGCGCACTCGGACGTCTGCGCGATGCGGCGAGCACGCACGCGGTCGCGGAACTGCTGACCTATCCGATCAGCAACGTGCGCAAGGAAGCGGCGCTCGCACTCGGTGAACTGGGCGATACGCAGGCGCTCGCCGTGCTCGATGCCGCGCTTACCGACGGCGATCCGGAAGTGCGCAAGGCCGCGCGCATCGCGATTGCACAGATCGGTGCGCGGCATGGCTCATGA
- a CDS encoding fumarate reductase/succinate dehydrogenase flavoprotein subunit, with translation MQTHELEYDIVVVGGGTAGPMAAIKAKQRDPSLRVLLIDKAHVKRSGAISMGMDGLNNAIIPGHATPEQYTKEITVANDGIVNQATIYAYARHSFKTIEELDRWGVKFEKDHTGDYAVRKVHHMGAYVLPMPEGHDVKKVLYRQLKRARVEITNRVVATRLLTGAHGEIAGVMGFDCRTADFYVIRAKAVILCCGAAGRLGLPASGYLMGTYENPTNAGDGYAMAYHAGAELANLECFQINPLIKDYNGPACAYVTGPLGGYTANGRGERFIECDYWSGQMMWEFYQELQSGNGPVFLKLDHLAEETIQTIETILHTNERPSRGRFHARRGNDYRTRMIEMHISEIGLCSGHSASGVWVDEHARTSVQGLYAAGDMAAVPHNYMLGAFTYGWFAGEHAAAHVAGRALPALDASQVEQERERVLAPLAREHGLPPAQVEYKLRRFVNDYLQPPKVTRRMEIGLQRFAEIREDIAHLAAADPHELMRAAEVSAILDCAEMAARASLYRTESRWGLYHHRVDYPERNDAEWFCHAHLKKDASGRMTSFKKSVEPYVVPVDESERGAYSRLRVARTAQPVAA, from the coding sequence GGCGGCACGGCCGGTCCGATGGCCGCCATCAAGGCGAAGCAGCGCGACCCGAGCCTGCGCGTACTGCTTATCGACAAGGCGCACGTGAAGCGCAGCGGCGCCATTTCGATGGGCATGGACGGCCTGAACAACGCCATCATTCCCGGACACGCGACGCCCGAGCAATACACGAAGGAAATCACCGTCGCTAACGACGGCATCGTTAATCAGGCCACGATCTACGCGTATGCGCGGCACAGCTTCAAGACGATCGAAGAGCTTGATCGCTGGGGCGTGAAGTTCGAGAAGGATCACACGGGCGACTACGCGGTGCGCAAGGTGCATCACATGGGCGCGTATGTGTTGCCGATGCCCGAAGGCCACGACGTCAAGAAGGTGCTCTATCGTCAGTTGAAACGAGCGCGCGTCGAGATCACGAATCGCGTCGTCGCGACCAGACTGCTGACCGGCGCGCATGGCGAGATCGCGGGCGTCATGGGCTTCGACTGCCGCACTGCCGACTTCTACGTGATCCGCGCAAAAGCCGTGATTCTCTGCTGCGGCGCGGCCGGGCGGCTCGGCTTACCGGCCTCGGGCTATCTGATGGGCACTTACGAGAATCCGACCAATGCCGGCGATGGTTACGCCATGGCGTATCACGCAGGCGCGGAGCTGGCTAATCTCGAATGCTTCCAGATCAATCCGCTCATCAAGGACTACAACGGTCCGGCGTGTGCGTATGTGACGGGACCGCTCGGCGGCTATACGGCGAACGGCCGTGGTGAACGCTTCATCGAATGCGATTACTGGAGCGGGCAGATGATGTGGGAGTTCTATCAGGAACTTCAGAGCGGCAACGGGCCGGTCTTCCTCAAGCTCGATCATCTCGCCGAAGAAACGATTCAGACGATCGAAACGATCCTGCATACCAACGAGCGACCTAGCCGAGGCCGCTTTCATGCGCGACGCGGCAACGACTATCGCACGCGCATGATCGAGATGCATATCTCGGAGATCGGCCTGTGCAGCGGTCACAGCGCGTCCGGTGTATGGGTGGACGAGCACGCGCGCACCTCCGTGCAGGGGCTCTATGCCGCCGGCGACATGGCCGCCGTGCCGCACAACTACATGCTGGGCGCGTTCACGTACGGATGGTTCGCCGGTGAACACGCGGCCGCGCACGTTGCGGGGCGCGCATTGCCCGCGCTCGATGCATCGCAAGTCGAGCAGGAACGCGAACGCGTGCTCGCACCGCTTGCGCGTGAACACGGCCTGCCGCCCGCACAGGTGGAGTACAAGCTGCGCCGCTTCGTGAATGACTATCTCCAGCCGCCGAAGGTCACGCGGCGCATGGAGATCGGCCTGCAACGCTTCGCTGAAATTCGCGAGGACATCGCACATCTTGCCGCCGCCGATCCGCACGAACTGATGCGCGCCGCCGAAGTCTCCGCGATTCTCGATTGCGCCGAGATGGCCGCGCGCGCGTCGCTGTATCGCACGGAGAGCCGTTGGGGTCTTTATCACCATCGCGTCGATTATCCCGAGCGCAACGACGCCGAATGGTTCTGTCATGCGCATCTGAAGAAGGATGCATCGGGGCGCATGACCTCGTTCAAGAAGTCCGTGGAGCCGTATGTGGTTCCCGTCGACGAGTCCGAGCGCGGCGCCTATTCGCGCCTGCGTGTGGCTCGCACAGCGCAGCCGGTTGCTGCATAG
- the nadE gene encoding ammonia-dependent NAD(+) synthetase, with amino-acid sequence MADDTLARRAWQAQVIRALGVSQAFDVDAEREQRIEFLSGYLESQGLRTYVLGISGGVDSSTAGRLAQLSVERLRARGYEAHFVALRLPYGTQRDEEDARLALDFVRPDEMLDVNIEGASDAMLAALKHAGAHYADESQEDFVLGNIKARERMIAQYAVAGARAGVVIGTDHAAESLMGFFTKYGDGGADILPLSGLTKRRVRALARSMGAPESLVMKVPTADLETLTPQRPDEDSYGITYDDIDDFLEGRDVSDHVLATIRRFHTATRHKRALPVEFSATRIGDPSA; translated from the coding sequence ATGGCCGATGACACACTCGCACGGCGCGCCTGGCAGGCGCAAGTGATTCGCGCGCTCGGCGTCTCGCAGGCTTTCGATGTCGATGCCGAACGCGAGCAACGCATCGAATTCCTGAGCGGATATCTCGAATCGCAAGGGCTTCGCACGTACGTGCTGGGCATTAGCGGCGGCGTCGACTCATCGACGGCGGGGCGGCTCGCGCAATTGAGCGTCGAGCGGCTTCGCGCGCGCGGCTACGAAGCGCATTTCGTCGCGCTCAGATTGCCCTACGGCACCCAGCGCGATGAAGAAGACGCACGGCTCGCGCTCGACTTCGTGCGTCCGGACGAGATGCTCGACGTCAACATCGAAGGCGCATCCGACGCCATGCTCGCCGCGCTCAAACACGCCGGCGCGCATTACGCCGACGAATCACAAGAAGACTTCGTGCTCGGCAACATCAAGGCGCGCGAGCGGATGATCGCGCAATACGCCGTCGCGGGCGCACGGGCGGGCGTGGTGATCGGCACCGACCATGCGGCCGAATCGCTGATGGGCTTCTTCACGAAATACGGCGATGGCGGCGCGGACATTCTGCCCTTGTCCGGGCTCACGAAACGCCGCGTGCGCGCACTGGCGCGTTCGATGGGCGCGCCGGAAAGCCTCGTCATGAAGGTCCCGACGGCGGACCTCGAAACACTCACGCCACAGCGTCCGGACGAAGACAGCTACGGCATCACCTACGACGACATCGACGACTTTCTCGAAGGCCGCGACGTAAGCGATCACGTGCTCGCCACGATTCGCCGTTTCCACACGGCGACGCGGCACAAGCGCGCGCTGCCGGTCGAATTTTCCGCGACGAGGATCGGCGATCCGTCTGCGTAA
- a CDS encoding ABC transporter ATP-binding protein, with product MNPRNIRTSAGRIALEALTITLGEGADAFTAVRDVNAVIEPGEFVCILGPSGCGKSTLLSALAGHVAAAEGRALLDGERIDRPHPERGMVFQQHTLLPWRKTLDNVAFGLKMQGIGRRERHRRAQALLERVGLGAFAHSYPAQLSGGMQQRAEIARAMLNEPRILLMDEPFGALDAQTRAMMQALLLDVWSERRPTVVFVTHDIDEALFLADRILVMSQSPGTVLEELRVPFARPRERSETRDLVTEPAFVALKRRCLALLRHRHAVTPATLRDAPASIDITHTAQTAS from the coding sequence ATGAATCCGCGCAACATTCGAACGAGCGCGGGCCGCATCGCTCTCGAAGCACTGACGATCACGCTGGGCGAAGGCGCCGACGCGTTCACCGCCGTGCGCGATGTGAACGCGGTCATCGAGCCGGGTGAATTCGTCTGCATTCTCGGGCCGTCGGGCTGCGGCAAATCGACCTTGCTCAGTGCGCTCGCGGGACATGTCGCTGCCGCAGAAGGCCGCGCCCTGCTCGATGGCGAACGCATAGACAGACCGCATCCCGAGCGCGGCATGGTGTTTCAGCAGCACACGCTGCTGCCGTGGCGCAAGACGCTCGACAACGTCGCATTCGGCTTGAAGATGCAGGGCATCGGCCGACGCGAGCGGCATCGTCGCGCTCAGGCGTTGCTCGAACGTGTCGGGCTCGGTGCGTTCGCGCACAGCTATCCCGCGCAATTGTCCGGTGGCATGCAGCAGCGCGCCGAGATCGCGCGTGCCATGCTCAACGAGCCTCGCATCCTGTTGATGGACGAGCCGTTCGGCGCGCTCGACGCTCAAACGCGCGCGATGATGCAGGCGCTGCTGCTCGATGTCTGGAGCGAGCGGCGGCCGACGGTCGTGTTCGTCACGCATGACATCGACGAAGCCTTGTTTCTTGCTGACCGCATTCTCGTGATGAGTCAGAGCCCCGGCACGGTGCTCGAAGAACTGCGCGTGCCGTTCGCGCGGCCGCGCGAGCGAAGCGAAACGCGCGATCTCGTCACGGAGCCTGCGTTCGTCGCGCTGAAGCGCCGCTGCCTCGCGCTGCTCAGGCATCGACATGCCGTAACGCCCGCCACGTTGCGCGACGCGCCGGCGAGCATCGACATCACTCACACCGCTCAGACCGCTTCATGA